CACAGGGAAAGAGAGATTTTGGCTTGCTACTTCACCACTTCTGTCATCTCTGGATACCAACAAACACACCAGTGCCttagttgtgaaagaaaaatccATACTTTTGATGTATAAGCTATCAGATATATTAAAACATGGTTCTCTCTATCACtcttattaattgaaatttgttaaaaatggaATGTTTTAGTGAATTCTACTTCAAACTTCAAAAATATTCCACctaattttgtaatttcttaGCCAATAATAAAGTGTGCAAGAATGGAAAGTGGGTCTATGAGAAATGTCAAGAACATTTCTTCATTCCTTTGAACACATTCTTTGTCTCTTGTACtggttgaaataaaaaatcataaaaatttgtGGGTACCAAGTGTTATTTAGTAAACTTGTCATGGTTTTATacatttcaacaaattttgacTATAAGGTGGGAATGTAGTAGAAATGGTGTTGTTAGCTCTATTTATGAGGCTATATCTTATAGGCAATAAACAGGATTGAGATGGAGAATAGTTACCTAAACTTAACTGAGTCACGATTGATATCTCTTATGCGATCGTTGACTATGGGGATCTTCATTAAGTCGTGGTAGTCAAGAACCATCTGCATAATTCAAGCAAAAAAGTCCAACCAAAAAGCAAgtacaattaataaaaactcaaaaattgCAAGGAAAAGAagctattttcttttcattcctcTCTCCCACCCCcaacattttcattattcaaattGATATTTCTCTGAACGTTCATTGAGACATTTAGAAATGAACATTCCTAACAGGTTTAGGAAAAGAAAAGGTACAAGTGCTTTTGTAGTCCCTGTAAGTTTTGCTAAACTTGCAATCAGTTATTCTGCTTTCAAATTAATGAATTAGTCATCctacttttgaaaatatgtgaTTTTAGTCCTTCATTATACTTAAACTTATCATTTACTGATGTTTTTTACTGCACAACGTTGGGGGAAGGGCCTAATtcacatatttttcaaaatttaaggactaatttttcaatttgaaatacCAGAATCAAAACCAAGTTTGATGAAAAGTTAAGGGactagaaatatattttttttttccaaaagaaaaggCTGAAAAGTTTGTGTCCTCAAAAGTGTATGTCATCtggtagaaaaagaaaaaacctactTCAACTATATCATCTTCTCCCACAGCTCCAAATGGCACAATTGTGGCACCAAATCTTGCGGCCATTCTCACAAATTCCGGATGGTCAGGCCAAATCAACTTGTATTCTTCCCCCTAGCAATTGCAGAGTTCAGTCAGTTTTAAAGTAGAAGCCACCATCGCATAATAGTAAATGCTTATCCCAAAGATTGCACATGGAAACATCAAGTGCATGTTGTATTAATGTGATTGCATAAAGTAACTGAATCATAGATACTACATAATTGGATAAGAAGCATAGATAAAGCAATAAAAATTATGTACCTTATAATGGAGAGCCTCACGAGCACCACCAGGATATAGAAGAACATGTGACTTTGTTGAaagtaatttgaaaatgttGCTTGCTGAAACAGGCACCCCTCCAAATATCTTCACCCAATCAAGCATAGAAAACTCAGTTGAAAAACTCTCCGCTTTAGGCGCGAACAGCTCCGGATGGGCTATTCCGCGAAGGGCAATACCTTTCTCACTCAAAAATTCATCTATAAGTGAGATAAGCtcaaaccccaacaacatatgaTAACCGACATATAAGACAGGACCTTCTTCTGGAACACCAGAGAGACCTTTTACGATCTTTCCATCCTCCAATGTAGAGAAAAATACAGATCCGGTAATGGAACGAAATGACCTACCATCCACGTTAGTAGCATATCAGATTTAAACCTACTAGTCCCATTTGTTTGGGAACGGGTGCTAAGTAAACTATCAAAGAAGATTATTGAAGTACGACTGACATAAATTGCAGTCTTGAACCTAAGAGAATAAGGACTTAAGTCTAGGTTTCACATCTATAAACCACTTTCTCCATTTAGGCACTTTGTGTTAAACTATTAGTATAAGATAAATACAAACAAATGGATGCTTGACATCCAAGGTTGATTGTTCAACAGAACATACCAGAGAACAAAAAATAAGGAGGAGGTAGAGGCAGAGGAGTGGCTAACAACACATGAGAAAATATGagcaatttaatgaaaaaacgCCTTTCAAGTTTAAACATGTTTATCTTTTACAGAATCAAAAACTTCTGTCAAAATTAGTAGATACACCCGAGAATAAGTAAGGAATAACAAGAGATGCACATGAAGAGATCAAGTAAAATAAATGTAGTCTAACAAATCAAATTATGGGGGCCTTATTTTATCTATGACTCTAGTTGCAAACCGAGTGCATTTAGCTGCTGCCACAGAAAAAATCTAGCTAAGTTCAGTATACCAGAAAGTTTTACCATAAAAAACTGCACATTTATGCAGTTATCCATTAAATTCACTACGTCCACAAGCTTCTATTTGTAAAACATTATGCATCAGTGGTTTAAAAACATATGGCATGAATTCCGCGAAAAATAATGCTAAGAGTACGAATCTcgaaaaaagaacaaaaaataaatgaacacAATATTGCCAAATCAAATTACCCAACCACTTGATCCATTGCATATCTGAATTCTGTCATACTAGGAGGAATGAAATCCCTGGCCAAATCAAGCCTCGGTGAAGGACGGTACATGGAAGTTCCCCTGATGATGGTCAATAGACCAATACCATCTTCCTGCATTTGATGAGTTGTTATCACTCAAGCTGTATAGAAAGTAAGTCTGCAACTAATATAGTTAAACTTAATACAGCAATATAACATGGCTAGTGAGTTCTTGATGTCCATCATATGATGCAAAGGACTGTGATAAGGTTATGCAGAAATGGCTatagaaaaaccaaaaacacaTCCTTTTGTATGCCTATTGGTCCATGGACAAGtactcaaattaaaaaatgcTTTTTACAGCATTTGTGATTATAAGAGTCCCAGGAAGTAATAAACatagataatttaataaaatattaaaaaatgtaaaataagatAAACTCAACCTTTTCAAAAGCAatcttagaaaagaaaataaaaaatttaaaaagaaattaaagggAAAATTATGAAGAGAAAATCATCAATATGGTCCTCCTAAGTTACATGCATCCCAACATTAGCCctccaaaatatttatttgccAGATTAGTACCTCAGGTTTTTTACTACCGTgttttcaaaaaattgtcaCCAAATTAACCCCTCAAAGATTTGATATAAAGATTTTGTGCTCCATTTTAATCCTCCAGCATTTTAATCATAAGGATTAGAATAGTGATAAATTCTCTAAAGGATTAATTCAGTGACAAAATATTTAGAGGACCAATATTTGATAACCATTTTGGTGACCAAAATTTTTGAAGGACTAATGTAGTGAATTATATAACTTTGAAGGACCATTTGAAGATTTCTCTATTTATTATGGAAATagtttacatataaaatttaaatatattgaacaaaCTACAAAGATTTAAATCCtctaaaatgaataaaattctaatatgCTCCTAGCGCTACTCTAGGTAGTTTTTGCTATGTTCTCACAAGTGTACTGTAATATTCTCATATCACAAATTTCTAAATGTGGAGAACAGCCAAAATAACTAGTATTACATGATTCAATGCAATAGTCTATCTATTATAGGAGTCATCATGTGAAACaattatcttattaaaaagGTTGAAGGAACTAATTTCGACCATTAACATTATCTTATTATAGAAGGTTGAAGGAATCAATATTGGCAATTCAATCTTACATCAATGGTCAAATTTAGAAGTTACATGGTCACTAGAAAATATCTCAACTTTATAGATGATAGTTGCAAGGAGTCTCACTTAACACACCCTATTTATAGTGGTTATCAAGCGAAAGCACGATCTCAAATTATCATAGTTGCAAGTATATACATTCAATTCACACGTACCAGGAGAAGGGTGTGTCCATTGTCCTTAAAGACACGAACTTTGCAGTTTGACAATAATCCCGTAAGTCTTTGAGCTTCATTTACGCTGGGAAGCATGTTATCCTTACCACTAGAATAGAAGTTTTGTCAACATCCAACTGAAAATATTAACTAGAAAATgctaaattcatacataaaattGTTGACTCAGTTATAATGTAAGAACCTAAGacataaatcaataaatttaagcTAAAATAAACGATCTAATACATCATTGACCTATAAGAATGTGAGAACTGTAACTCTGAACCATACTATCATACATGGAtggtcaaaataaaattattcagtAATCACATGATACCATATATACATTATTGATCTACTACTAGTTTATATCATTCTAGAGGTTACTGTGGCTGAATTCTTGTATTACATTACAATAGCCGCATAACCTCTTCCTATTAGGTTGGGTTGGTTGAATCAAACAAAGCCATAACATTTTGCATTGAAAGtataaatttagatttattaGAAGAACTTCTTTGAGGTatgatgaaaaacaaaactatgCATTGAGTATTATCATGAGGTATCAATTCTAGAGAGAGTAAAAACCTAGCAAGTACAAGTACTTCAGCTTTAACAGCATGGAGACGTGAATTAGCATATGCAGCAGCTGATTTCAGAAGCTTCAGCTTCCAAAGAAGAGTATCCCTTGGTAGAATATTAGCCAGCTCCTGGCAACATATAATACAGTTAAATACAGATGCAGCTCAACATAATTGCATATTATATGAACTTCGAGAATTTGTCCATTaaatagaacaaagaaaaaggatAGAGGAAAAAGACAAATACTATTACAATCTAGAAAATAAGAGGTGTAATCAAACAATCACAAGGATTACCAacaagttgaaagaaaaaacttcaTAATTGCATACATGCTAGTGTGTAATTCTTATCAATTAGCTAAACATAGACACAATATAGCCCTAAACATTAAGAAATACAGAGAGAGTGACCAAGGACAGAATATTAAAAGCTTCTTACAGGAAGAAATGGCAGCAATGCAGTAAGGTTGTATGACAACTGTTCAAGTTTTTGGACTGGAGGAAGCCTATTTCCAATATTGACAGATGCCATCTTCACTGGATCACCTGATGTCATTAAATATAACAGTATATGTGAATTAATGAGATAAGATAAAGAACAGCAAGTTTGTTATGATACTGATATCAACATATATTCTTGAGACCGCATTCTGTTGTTTCATATTTGGTTGTTATCCTCCCAGCAATGTGCTTCACTAGTGTGTGTGTGTCATCACATTTACTCTGACATCTTTAGTTGTTGAACAATTCTGTCCCTCGTATTTTATAAAGTTCCTTTGAAATAGACATAATTATTTCTTAGGCATAATTCACAAGATATAAGTGAGAATCAGATTATTATCCATAGTATTTTCAAATGAATTATATCTCCAGGAATATGCATAACTAACAGCTAGAATcttaagaaaaagattatttaCCCATAATAAAGCTCAGAGCAAAGGGAACAGCAACATGCAGTTCGTCAGGTAAAGCCTCCAAGATAGGAAACAAAGGTTGCAACTGAGATTGGCCAAAGGATGTAGCTGTGATTTGAAAAAGGTATAATGCCAGATTTCAGTTGAAAATTGACAAGATATCACCAACTAAATACACTaacaaatttgacaaaaaagaaTACACCATTGATAGAATCACCTGGATTGGATAATATCAGTACCAGGTCAACAGCTGGATTGCGAGCAGCAACAGCAAGTGCTAGACATCCACCAAAAGAATCACCTACCAGATAAATTGGTTTATTTGGAGATAAAGCATGTTCGTGCTTAACAGCTTCTCCAACAAGTTTCACCAGCCCTTCAAAAATTAGacaataaaaaaggaaaactcTCAGATTAAATATACATAATGGCTTTGCTAGCAAGTttgaatttattcatttataaaattttacaatcaAGTGCGTGTTTAGGTTTGCATAATTCTTAGGGAAAGACATTTCTTAGTTAGATAAGAAGACAATGTGAATGGTTGATTAgttttccttatatttttttttaagattactACCAGATAAGCAAGATTCCAGATGATTAGTTAGCCATTGATTAATCaatatttgtttcatttcaaAGTAAACTGATAGCAGTTCAATCTGTTCTAGATCACAGAAAGAGTTTTTGGAATGGAAGGTGGGAGGTGGAGGAAATCCCTCCAATCTAAAATTGGATTCTGATCATCTGAGTGCCCAAAGGAAGAGTCACTCAGTCTCACCCAATTCAGAATTCCCATAATGTTTCGCATAAGATCTATTTTAACCATCTACTTCTCTTTAGTTTAAGATTTGAAACAACAACATGCTTAATTGAAATTCTATGCTTCAAATTCACTACTATCCAACTTATAAATGTTCAATTACTACGTGAGCTGCATCACATTTGAACTAGCCAATGTAGAAGTATGTTTTGAGAGCAttaaacaaattgaaattgAGAAGTTCCACATGCTTCAATAAACCGAACAACTCAAATCAAGCACTCCTATATCATCAAAAACAACAGAGAACTTTCAAAAGTTGACAAAAGCATACGTTAAAAAGCAAAGACCTTCAAAAGGTGTTCGATCATGAACTGGGATATGCAAGCAACGAACTTCAAAAACCCTGCATTGTAGAAAGTAAAGATCataagagaaacaaaaataaacaagaacCAACATAGAATAATTGTTTTGAACAATATAGCAAGCATATCCACCAAGCAGCttaataacacatttttacacaatatttttaaacaaaaataaaacattctgatgaaataatttaacatttcaTCAACCTTCAACAAGAATCTAcgctaaaaataaaatcagacCATTGTAAAACTGAGTAATATCTCAGacatacaattttaaaaagctGAAACTAATCCAGCATACTTGTGCTAAACAAATGCTATGTTGAAGTAGTTTTTAACTAACTACTAAaatacaacaaacaacatactTCCCAAGAGCTTGATGATGCAAAGTGAGACCGAATCCCGTGCCATCCATCCCTGCACGAGTTAAACTAGAGAAATTTCAACACTctgcattttcaatttcaacattCAATATAATACAACAACATTTAGAGTTAATACACAACTTCAATTTGGGGTTTGAAAGTAGCAACTAGTATCACTCTTTCACATAAAAGTTTtcatccattcaaatcatcagTCTTTGCTAATGAAACTGTTTTCAGGTTGAACACTCATTCACATTACACAGATATACTTAGATCTCCACTCTGATTTCTGAGGACCGAACTTTCAAACCCAACTGTATTACTAATCCAAGTTTCTAACATTGAAAACAATCAACCACACCCGTAAAGTTGAATATAAACCAACATCAACACAGTCTTCataaagcatgaaaagaaaccCATCCAACACTAACAATGTCTCCTATtattaaattcttttcttcttaagtTACAAAATCACGAGTAAGGTTTCATCAAACAAAGAAGtcacaaacaaatttattttgttgttatctCCAATAAATATTAGCAGAAAAAGTG
Above is a genomic segment from Vigna radiata var. radiata cultivar VC1973A chromosome 10, Vradiata_ver6, whole genome shotgun sequence containing:
- the LOC106776010 gene encoding acyltransferase-like protein At1g54570, chloroplastic, producing MASVGSFLVSGAARCVTRNRFGVRAQSLEGGGSTVLSSESVNGSSSVVVGTQKNHNGGSLVKEEAKGWLLGVEGEKKKKGEAEEGLAALWDDGYGRSSVEDYFAAAKEICRSDGGPPRWFCPVECGPPLKDSPTLLFLPGMDGTGFGLTLHHQALGKVFEVRCLHIPVHDRTPFEGLVKLVGEAVKHEHALSPNKPIYLVGDSFGGCLALAVAARNPAVDLVLILSNPATSFGQSQLQPLFPILEALPDELHVAVPFALSFIMGDPVKMASVNIGNRLPPVQKLEQLSYNLTALLPFLPELANILPRDTLLWKLKLLKSAAAYANSRLHAVKAEVLVLASGKDNMLPSVNEAQRLTGLLSNCKVRVFKDNGHTLLLEDGIGLLTIIRGTSMYRPSPRLDLARDFIPPSMTEFRYAMDQVVGSFRSITGSVFFSTLEDGKIVKGLSGVPEEGPVLYVGYHMLLGFELISLIDEFLSEKGIALRGIAHPELFAPKAESFSTEFSMLDWVKIFGGVPVSASNIFKLLSTKSHVLLYPGGAREALHYKGEEYKLIWPDHPEFVRMAARFGATIVPFGAVGEDDIVEMVLDYHDLMKIPIVNDRIRDINRDSVKFRDDRSGEVASQNLSFPVLAPKIPGRFYYLFGKPIRTKGMENMLKDRESANQMYLQIKSEVENNLNYLIKKREEDPYRNIIDRKMYQIFYPPETDPTPSFKP